The sequence below is a genomic window from Humulus lupulus chromosome 3, drHumLupu1.1, whole genome shotgun sequence.
GTCTTATCCCAAGTCGGCCAAAGTCTTAGCAACCTCAGTGCTCCCCAAGGGCAGTTTCTTACCTCCTGTCGCGACACAAATACCATCTTTGACAAGGGCAGCGAGCTCTTTGCCTCGGTAAGTCATTTTACTCTAACATTGCGTACACAGACTTATCTTGTATGCTTAATAGATAATATTTGTTTTTGTATACAGGCTTTCACTTCGTTTGTTCAACATAATTTCAAGTTGAACAATGAAGTTTCTGCGAGCTGAGCCTACACTCAAGAGTCCAAGAATCTCAAGTTAAAGCTTACTGATGAGCTCAAAGCTGCGACGCTAAAGGTGTCCAAACTCGAATCGACACTGGAGACAGCCTTGGAATCCGCCCAAAAGGTGTCCGTCCTCAAGTCAGCGATCAAATGGCGGCAGCCTTGAAATCCGCCCAAATGGCGATGACTTTGAAAGAAGACGAGGCCAAGAACTCAGCGATCAAGGTGAAGGACTAAAAAATCAAGGAACTTCAAGAAGTCAATGCCAAACTAGAGGAGGACAAGAAGGCAACCTTCAAGATAATCAAAGGTGAGAAACCCGCCTTGTCGAGGAGTTCAAAAAGAAGAAGGATCATGTCGTTGACATGGCGATGTATCGCATCTGGGTCAACAATCCCGAGCTTGAAACCAGTTTCTTGGACACCAGTTTCGCAGACTTGCCTCGATGAAGAAGATGCCATGGCTGAGGCCAAAGAGACATCAAGAGCGTCTGAAGCTGCTGAAGGGGAGGAACCTGCCTCATGAGGGCGAGGTCATGGGCTACGTCCCATAATTATCTTTTGTAATAATTAATTTACTTTATACGTGCCCTTCGGGCGAAGAAAATTCATAGCTCGATTTAGAGCTATTTTTTATACAGCGACATTAATCTTTATGCATACAATCTTCTAGATCGAAAAtcttttatgcatttgatttttctttcagatttttgttttaatattatgctttacatTTTGAGGTCGAAATATTTTGGGCATGTTATATTAAagacttgcttttatatttgattatccGTACAAATACAAGTATTGGATATATGCTTGAATTCCAATGCACTCATCCACCGTTTGTTCGAAATATCCATGTCCGACTTCGTTAATGTCAGGCCAGACCTTACTTTCACATGTACTtgaaagtacttaattggcatgtaagtttagtagtttagttatatcttgcttttctagtcactttttctcatcctcgagtagctgctcgaggttgtgaggtcgaaactaatatttgaaaaaatttccaccCTCGGGATCGACTTAATTTTTAGTTGGTTTATTTTTTATTCCAACTTTCTTGCTTGTCGATTAGTTATATCTGGTTTAATCCAAACTAATTTagctcgtgtttggtttgtaatccatccacttataatttttttttcaatctggTTAAGTCCAGACAGCTTTGGATCGCATGTTTGGTTATTACTCCATACACTTTTAGCTTGCGTGTTTGGTTATTATTCCATACACTTTTAGTTTTAATGAAGGGTTAAGTCCAGGCAATTTTACCTCATGCATACACTTATAACTTTTGTGTCGGGTTAGGTTCAGACATCTATATTAGTTTGCGTGTATACTTAAAATTTTCATgccgggttaatgatccagaaatttttattctatgttatttattttttaaaacttatggTATGactgtataccactgatgccccttaatatcctatgagtgtgaccataagttattaaattaagagggtttgcaaaaaatacaacatttaatcaagaaaacaaaattttgagcaaaacctaacattttattaaacaagcttggttacaacgaAAACATCATTTATAATAAAgtcatagatgttcgccattccaagctcgggGAACCAACTCTCTGTTCAATCTCGCCAATTTATACACCTCAGGTCGAATGACGGACtcaatctggtagggtccttcctagtAAGGTCCGAGTACCCCGACAGACGGGTCTCGTGTGGCTAAAAATACACATCTTCgtaccaggtctcccaatccaaattttctatctcgaaccctcttattagAGTACCTTGTAGTTCactgctggtatgcaacatttttaaattaagcttcatctcgtctttcttcaatgaggtctagactttttttgagctgggattggttcgaggcctaaTTGTACACGTGGCTCCGTATTGTAGGGATTTCAacttcaataggcaacatggcctcgcacccatacgctagggagaagggagtatgcactacaagaaaaactacTTTCAATAAtaccgaaaaagtattatcaaatatataccataacacttttcaatatgttaaggaaagcggtgttatCGTAAGTAGGAGCATTTTACATAACACTTTTCCATGGTTATAGATAAGTATTATTGTATAGTCTACAATAACACTTTTagtgtgttattttaataaatggaCAAGTGTTCTATGATACGCTTTGTACTAGTTAATATAACAcagtttataacttataaaatagTGCTAGAGTATACTCTACAATAGCACAATTTTTGCATTATATATAATAGAATTGGTTGTACAATACAATTTTGTattgataattatgtgattaaaCTTGTTTTTTACATTATTAGAAGAATTTATAAAAGTTTTAACTAATGTGGTACATATAATATGAACTTATATAAGACTTTTCTTTCCTTGTAAACAACTAAGGAAACAAATATTATCCTTTTGAGcaaaacaaaataatataaataaatgtttatgaaTTGCTTGAATGGATTTGCAATATTTAGTCTAGTTTAGGCTTCTAAAatcatattacaaaataaattctACAAAATTAGAATTCTATATAATCTACAAAGTTAAGAAAAAAGATTATTTGATTCTAATGACCTCATCCACAAATTTTGCTTATTTTTGCTTCAAATCAATCTCATTGTACCTgcaaattgccaaaaaaaaagcATTAAATCACAAGCAAAGAAAAATGTAAATTGGTCTATTAGCAGCAAAAACATATATAAACGGAATGAGACATTCTTTTTAATACGGACAAAGTACTTTCTTTTTGTCAcccatatatatgatatatgtatagAGTATAATGTTTCACAAGAAGCTATAGCAACAACAACAAAGAATTAAGAAATGTTGGTAGTTGTTTCAGCATAGAAATATGAGAAGAAATCTAATTTTTATACTATCAAACACGTCACTTCCAGcatcaaaataaaagaaaaacataggAGAAGTTAAGAAGAATGTATCGTTTCAGCTTATATTCTACAATATCACATCTGAATTTTCTGATACAAAAACATCAACAAAACTTGTCCAATGCACTTTCTCTAAACTTTTAATCTCTACCCtacacactatatatatatatatatatattagcccTACAAAATTTTTACAgcacacaaaatataaataaaatttactAGTAATAATAGCAGCCACTACACAAAACTTGCCCATAGACAAGGTGTGAGTCTAATAATAGCAGccacatatttatggtatattttgaatcctacgtgcccatacACGTCcgtgtgtgtttgaggattggtctggaggAACAAGGTGTGAGTCTTCAAAACTTGAATAGGAAGGTCGcagattttatacaaaaagattcaaggacatttgataggctacaagaggtaatatctaatctgattgtatgtgatttaatatatatatatgtatgatcttggctaGTGTTGTCCATATTGTCCACCAAGAACACGTGGCATGTTCACATGGGCTTCATGAACCCTCAGGAGAGGCCAGGGCCCAACCCGGGCTCAGTGAACATTGAGCGACCAAAGGTCTAAAGGCCCAAACCCATCCTAGGACCAATAGCTGGCCAATACTCAAAGTATTATGAGAACTGGGACCTGAGATGAAGGCCTAGACCAATCTCATGAGTGCACACAACCTCCACCCTCCAGGATGGAGATCATTACGGTGGACATCCCAGTCCAAGAGTCGGATCCCACCATGTGGGATTTGGATGGAGTTTTCGGGTCCATCCTGACACTTCAACTCGCTACCAGGATACACCCTTCGATCCGTCATCACACACCGAATTctgccttggtaaatgaacccggatctTACGTCCTGGTAGAACAAGACCACTTCATTTGGCTgacgtgtccccgagaaatccgatagttggtctcctcaactaacatgaaaaaaatagatatgcACGGAATGTACAACGTTGCTAGGGATTAGTACGACCATTACTCTGACAGCTCCTGTCCCCAGAATCCCCCTGACTATTCACGCACACCAGTCCGTATCAACATACAAGAAGCAGTTATAATGCTTAACCACGCTTAACACAGCCCAGTGGGGCTAGATTAAACATTATATAATTACATTCTCCATTTTTTCAGTAGCTCCATTAGAGGGTAATTGTGCTTATATCTTTATTGGGCCCGGTTTAGTCCGGCTCAAACTACATGACCACCTATAAATTGGGCCATTACTGCACTGGAGTAAGGATCCGAACCAACCTTTTCATGCATGCAAAAACGCTGATGAACTTGttgaaaacctccattgttaaactctctaaagctcaatacaactgactcgtgatCTATgtctcattaatgccccaaccacgtaaaaactttgGCCTTGTTTAAATCATCCATTTCTTATTAGCTCTGATTTctaaatatatttatagtttccgaaaaacttggtaaacaatttggtgctttcattaagagctagAAGAAAGCTTGAACCAATCTTTGTCATCTACGAAGATGGTAAACACTAGACACACTGTGTTTGATCCCCCTCAACATTagcaacaacaagacaatggagaaccattgcaagACCAACAACTTCCTTAAGACTAACCGGAGGATATACCCTCTAAAGGGCCCCTGCCTAATGACTCCCAGCTCTTCGAAGAAGGGGGTGAATACAACGAAGAGTATTATGAAGAAGACAGAGAGGGGTATGAAGACCATGATGCCGAGAATCCCATCAACCCCAACGAGGATGATGTGGAACCTAAACAAGAGGACCCGGAGGTGGTTCGTTTCGGACGACAGGTCCACGATCAAGAGGAAAATATGGAAAAACAACAAGAGACCACCCGCCACATGTAAGAATCCTTCCTGCCTCTTCAAGCATTTATTGCTGCTTAGGGCTTCACAGTTGATCTCGGAGTAGTTCTTCCCCCAGGAACTCAGCCAGCTATCCCACTTACAGGGACTGGCGCTCCCAACAATGCAACCCCCATAGTTCCTCCGGGATGATCCAATCATCCCGGAGTCAGTCCTTCTAACCCAATTCAAGACAAAGGGAAGGCCAAAGCGGCTGACCCCGTAGAGAAAGCAAACCCCCAAAAGAAGACTCCTCCCACTCCAAAGGCTAAGGTGGACCCCAAGAAAGAACGGGTGAATCCTGTCCCAAGACAGAATCAACCGAACAATCCGCAAGGGAAACGCCCGCAAGGTACCAGACCCTGGAACACTGTGGGACACAACACCCAGGGAAAATGTTTTTAGCCCAGTGCTTCTATGAACAAGGATCACGAAGGTCATAAGCACAGGGAGGATCCGGAAGCCGTTAGTTTGGGAGATGACATATCCTGCATAGATCTGCGAGACGACCTCAACACCTGAAAGGAGCAGGCCCATAAAGAGATGACTCTTTATTGGggaggcgacttgaggaataactTTCACGACAGGAGAAACAAGAAAGTTCTCATCGATGATAGAATGGTCAGAAAAttcatggaacagctggccgATCTCAAAAATGTCACACACCGCTTGGTCCGAAAACAAGAAGGCGGAGGTTCCAACttggaagagaagaaaaggaaTCGTGTGCGAAACACATCCTAGACGTCATAttacccaaggggttcaagatgccataTATACCCACCTACACTGGGAACACCAACCCTAGAGACCATCTATCCTACTATAATCGCCTGATGACTATAGACCATGTCTGCGACAACGATAAATGCATGTGTTTTTTTGTCACCTTGGCTGGATCCGCCgaagaatggtggaaaaggctcaagacaGGATAAACCCAGTCTTGGCGTGGTTTGTAGTCAGCCTTCCGCAAGCAATTTGTGGCCGCCAAGAAAATTGACATGGAGGTCAGTGCACCGGCCAACATCAAGCAACATCCCACTGAGGCCCTTAGTTACATCCAACACTTCATATAGGAAGCTACAAAGACTAAAGTGGACGATGGGCAACGTCTAGTAGCCCTCCAAGCTTGAATTAGAACtggatcccctctctgggatgacatgcaacatCATAAGGCGGGCACTCTAGAAGATTTTATAAGAAGAGCTCAAGGCTTCATCATCTGGGAAGAAACTCGAATCCAAGCTCTTGGATGGTCTCCGGCACCACAGGAGACAACACAGACCATCCATGGATACGGGACGCAATACCCAATGAACACTTATCCAGCACCACCAACAATGTCCAGACCTGCTGGAACTCTCCGGATGCAGTTCATGACCCCGACCATCTAGGCGCCCGCTTCATCAGGATATGCTCCAACGTATTCAGCCTCTTTTCTGGGTACGGAGTGGCACCGACCGGATATAGTGTCGCTCCCGGAACAGTTAAACCATCTCATTCGAAAGCAGCAAAAGCGAGCATAAATCATTCCTGGGGGCAACGTTCCAGATTGAATCAAAGTCAGACCGAGTCTACAAAGAAAGGAAAGAGggggtacgagccccaatacacAAAATACACTAACTTGGAAGATACCCGAGAAAATATCTACCTCACAATAGGCAACGTAGTTCATTACCAGAAACCAAACCTtatgtttaaagggggaaagaaccCAAGGGATGCAAGTAAAAAGATGTTCCTATCACAAGGACATAGGCCATAGAATTGAAGAATGtcgtcagctgaaggacgagattgagaatCTAGTTAAGTTAGGgcacctccaccaatgggtcagaatGCCAGCTGAAGTTTCGGGACAACATATAGCTCCCATAAAACCTCTTGTCCAGGGAGCACTACGATAGTTCAAACATCCTCAGGGAGGATATGCTTCAAAAAACGAcagcacaggcccctcagggggccctaaTAGTGCGACCTCCTGGAGGCCCTATGGCTCCTGGATCCGGAATGTCGTATCCACATGGAACTGCGCCGCCTAGAGTAGATGGCCACATAGCCACCATATCTAGAGGCCACATTTGGGAGGGCCATCGTAGAATGGTCAAAAGAGGTATTTCAATGAGCTTGACCACGACGATAAGGTCACTACTACAGAAAAGACTTTtaaggactagcattgcgagtcctctatttgagagccttaaaaactgaggtttttaggactcgcattgagagtcctaaaagaatgtttttaaaACTCGCAACGCTAGTCCTAAAAACTctcgttgagtgcctttaagtaagtttttaggactcgcaacgagtcctaaaataatatttttaggactagcaacgcaagtcctaaaaaatcgggttgagtgcctttaagtaattttttaggactcgcaatgcaagtcctaaaagatcccgttaagtgtctttaaattaagattttaggacttgctttgcatgcccttaaaataatttttttttttttaaatgcagctacaattttcattttgatttaaaaaagtatatccctttgagtgtctaaaatatattatatttgttagatttctaaaatttcaaaagaaaatactacaaaaacacaaaaaaaaatcaaaagaaatttaAAGTTCTCATTAGCATATAATGTAAGCTAACTTATAACATCTTTCAAcattatcaataaaaataaaaaaaataaatacataaaaaaactcAAACCACCTCTTAAGTCCTAATAACaatctaaatattttaatttgataCTCTATTAATGTACCTTACAATAAAATTGTTCTAATTTTACATTATTCATAAAAAGGACAAACCAAATTATATATGAGAAGCGTGTGTGACACTTTTACCCTTCTCTCCCACAGATACATTAGCTCTTCCTTCAGCTTCTCTAACAGAAAGAGCTCCAATACCAGTTGATGGCAAAActgtaaataaataaatcatcAATATTATGCATGCTATGAGAGATCTAAAATTCCCTATGAGAGAAAAATATAGATGCTAAGCCCAACTACGGATTCATTTATAAAATTGGTTTCTCAAATAAATTTCACGGATATTGCTAAGCTAATacaacttgatttttttttttaaaaatctaatACAAGACTTAATCGACACAATTGTTTCAGAAATTGCATTCATGAATGTAACAAAATCCTTTTTGCACCTACATTAGCAAGCACTCCGTACAAAAATATTCTGCAACTTACACAATATATAATGAATTGTAGAAAAAAAGTAAGGTTTTCATGTATTTAGAAATACAAAAATAACTACATTAAAAAACTAGTGATGTGTTTCCAGGTGTAAAAAGAGAtgagtgagagatagagagagagagagggagccgagagagacaaagagagcagaaataaaaatgtagaaaaaaaaaatacaaactgaATTGACAATGTTTTGCACCAAGAGTACAATGtagaagaagaataaaatttACCAGTCTTAGAATATCTCCATGTTTCTTATCCTCTGCTTCAACAACTTTGTCTAGAATGCCCCCTGATGTGGCACTAAATGtggagaaaaagaaaagtttacaaaattaattaagaGAAAATCTGTCAAAAGAACAACTGAATTGAAGAAAAGATGAATTTTGCACAAGAGTTTCATTAAATTGCAGAGCGGGAACTCAAAGGGCTGTCCACAAGGAAATGAATCACCCCCTCAACGAAATATAATCACCAAGAAAGAGATAAAATCACATTATGGCTACCGCCTTTAGTTCTCATTGCTCGACTATTAATCACTCACCTATGACCAATGACAAATCGAATGATAATGCCGTTCTCCTCCTCAAGCCTCTTTCTTTTCTCGCCTATTTTACATGTTTGTCAGAAAGATCAGACGACAGATTTACACAAGTAACATAGCATAAGTATGGCCAAACCAATGTTTATATTTGAATTAATAATGATCGTGATTTTCTAGTGATATTATTTTCTATATAAACAATTGTGTTCAAGAATAGATAGCCAAACCAACAGAATCATTATGGCTTTTATATCTAACATGCCAATAGATAATTTCAAACATTACCAAAAAGGAATCTTGATTGAACAAGTCATATATATCTAACAATTGAACCATACTTTTGGGGAAATGTAGTGTGCAATAATAATACAATTACAACTTGAGTACTGAATAATATTCTATTGCATGCAACTGTCAGTATACCCAACGACTAGAACATGGGTGCTGAAATAAGGGACTTACCAGAAGAATTGTCGTCGAAAGCAAGAGACAGAGATCCAAATTCAATGAAATAAATTTTTTCCAACATCTGAAAGTTCTGAGCAGTCTTGACAGATTTAAATTTAGAATGGCAAAGTGGTGAAGAAACTGAAATGGACAATGCACTATTAAGTGAAGAGTCTGGCTGGCTAAGTACTCCTGGCATCTCAAGCAAATCAACCAAATATTCCCTGGAAGATTACACAAATATATCCAATGCTATTTATCATTTATGAAGAAACATATAACATTTCTAAAGTTTCTTTTAAAATCATAATAAACCAAGCATACAGTTTTCTATGTAGCCAAAAGATAATCGGCCTTTCATAATACACTTTTTCTTAACCTTGCATGCCTAAATTAAAACCACCCAAAAATAATAGCTAGAACCGTGTGatctatttttaaaaatattaaacgaGACAACAAAGATTCATCCAAATGATGGTGGTTAAATAGTCTATTTTCTATATTACTTGAGCAGTTTTCTGCAATTAATAACACAcacaaaatacaaaaacaaaaaaagaaagaaagaaagagaaaaaaatggTCATTTACTCAATCTTTTTCTCCATTTTCAATAAAcatgtaaattttttatttatacatcTATAATATCTATCACAATaccttaaaatttaaatttgttaataacCAAATTAACTTTGACTCCTTGACCACTCTGTCGGGTTCCCTAAAACCATACCAAACAAGAAGATAAATAAATCAACACCAAATGTCTTACACACCAAATTATCATAAGCCTGCCCATGAACCCAAATTTGAGTTGCTGGATATTGTTAATGGAAACattaaaaaatattcttttaatAGATATGAAAGACTGTTATACAATgtgaaaacttgaacaaaaagCATAGATTATTTAAAGATTTACCTCTAAAAATAGCAGTAAAATCATTCAACAATGTGTTGTTCTTTGAAACGTTCAGCACCGAAGCCAAACAGCCCTCTGCCCAGCCCCTGTGCCGTCGAGCCCAGACCTGAAACCCCCCACCCGCCGTCGAGCCCAGCCCCGAATCACCAGTCGTTGTTGTCGAGCCCAGCCCCGAGCCACCAATCGTTGCTGTCGAGCCCAGCCTTGAGCCCCCTGCCGCCGAACAGTCCGACCCCGACCCCCCTGCCGCCGTCGACCACCATTCCCCGAGCCCCTGCCGTCGTCGTTCAAGCCTAGCAGAGAGcatgcgagagagagagagggagaaaggaagATCGGGTAGGGATGAGAGAGGGAGAAAGGGATTTggctattttatatatatatatatatattttttttttaatttataaataaaaatcagaCTATATACAAATTCTCATTAAACTTATAATAATTGTTATTTGAAACTGCTTTTTAATTTAAATACTAGGTAAAATTGCACTTtaattaactttatttttaaaatatattaatttatttttattaatatttttttaattttcatataaattttaaataaataaacaatggcatatattataaaaattataactagtaaatttatatattaaaattattttacaatatttttccaattaataaaacaacttatttttaactaatactaattttataaatatgttaaacaatAAGTGGTCTTATGTttttttacttaacaattttaaagacttgctttgggagtccttaaatactcttttaggactcgcaaagcaagtccttaaaactTGGGATTCCTAATTTTTGAGCTCAGATGTTTTTAGgacccgcgagtcctaaaagagtatttaaggactcccaaagcaagtccttaaaattgttaagtaaaacactcattttttagcccagatttttttaagACTCGCTTATTTTTTTAGGACATTAATTGCGAGtcttaaattgtgttttttcaggactctcaatgagtgtcctaaaaactccataaatatttttaaggacttgcatttatgagcatgtcctaaaaaagtgtcccataAAGGGTTTTTTGTAGTAGTAGGTGTGGGCGTTGGTCCAGACTCCAGCCCAACTTCCAAAGCTGATGAATCTTCCAATAACATTCATGGAGGAAGATGCCTAGAATGTCCACTTCTCGCATCATGATCCATTGGTCATGGAcacccaaatcgccaacaaaagagtatCCTGAGTGttggtagacaatggaagttTTTTTAACGTCTTGTTCAAGCCAGCCTTTACCACACTCAGGTTAACAGAGACGAACCTAGCCTCATGTTCTACACAGATTTACGACTTCAATGGGGAATCATTGCTCCCGATGGGAAAAATACAGCTTCCAGCCACATTGGGAAATGATGTTCAAAGCACG
It includes:
- the LOC133822766 gene encoding probable beta-1,3-galactosyltransferase 8, with the translated sequence MPGVLSQPDSSLNSALSISVSSPLCHSKFKSVKTAQNFQMLEKIYFIEFGSLSLAFDDNSSGEKRKRLEEENGIIIRFVIGHSATSGGILDKVVEAEDKKHGDILRLFCHQLVLELFLLEKLKEELMYLWERRVKVSHTLLIYNLVCPFYE